The following are from one region of the Candidatus Methylomirabilis sp. genome:
- the accD gene encoding acetyl-CoA carboxylase, carboxyltransferase subunit beta: MAWFKRKAPTASIKETKLKEPDGLWVKCEACKEIIYKQELERNFGVCPKCDHHFRIDSKTRLAVLADPGSFKEWDAHLRSLDPLNFKDARPYPDRVKAARKATGMDDALLSGEGTVGGHKVQLCIMEFNFMGGSMASVVGEKIARAVERAIERRCPVIIVSCSGGARMQEGVLSLMQMAKTSAALGRLARAGQPYISVLCDPTTGGVTASYAMLGDLILAEPKALIGFAGPRVIQDTIRQELPPGFQRAEFLLEHGFVDMIVNRKQLRATLIKLLDFFAPEKREEVRLAF; encoded by the coding sequence ATGGCCTGGTTCAAGCGGAAGGCGCCGACGGCCAGCATCAAGGAGACCAAGCTCAAGGAGCCGGACGGGCTCTGGGTCAAGTGCGAGGCCTGCAAGGAGATCATCTACAAGCAGGAGCTGGAGCGCAACTTCGGGGTGTGCCCGAAGTGCGACCATCACTTCCGCATTGACTCCAAGACCCGCCTCGCCGTGCTGGCCGACCCGGGCTCCTTCAAGGAGTGGGATGCCCACCTGCGCTCGCTGGACCCGCTGAACTTCAAGGATGCCAGGCCCTACCCGGACCGGGTGAAGGCCGCCCGGAAGGCGACGGGCATGGACGATGCCCTCCTCTCCGGGGAGGGGACGGTCGGGGGCCACAAGGTCCAGCTCTGCATCATGGAGTTCAACTTCATGGGCGGGAGCATGGCATCGGTGGTGGGGGAGAAGATCGCCCGGGCAGTGGAGCGGGCCATCGAGCGGCGCTGCCCCGTGATCATCGTCTCCTGCTCGGGGGGCGCCCGGATGCAGGAGGGGGTCCTCTCCCTGATGCAGATGGCCAAGACGAGCGCGGCTCTCGGGCGCCTCGCCCGGGCCGGCCAGCCCTACATCTCGGTCCTCTGCGACCCCACCACCGGGGGCGTGACCGCCTCGTACGCCATGCTGGGGGATCTCATCCTGGCCGAGCCGAAGGCGCTCATCGGGTTCGCCGGCCCCCGGGTCATCCAGGATACCATCCGCCAGGAGCTGCCCCCCGGCTTCCAGCGGGCAGAATTCCTCCTGGAGCACGGCTTCGTGGACATGATCGTCAACCGGAAACAGCTCCGGGCCACCCTCATCAAGCTCCTGGATTTCTTCGCACCGGAGAAGCGGGAGGAAGTGCGGCTCGCCTTCTGA
- a CDS encoding lactate utilization protein produces MSPPPVLAERLQEVWRRAAGSAPALRARFLAAAGKMGAIVHEAGSREAALHLISELAESRGARRLVAADAALAEGLARAAPALPASDAAREPGSLLTADWGVSWSVCGVAETGSIIVHLDPPDARLTTMLPAVHAALLPDTAIVETLQDGLLVTQERILRLQQEGRPSYLSWVTGPSRTADIERVLTIGVHGPRELHILLVAGEGGP; encoded by the coding sequence ATGTCCCCCCCTCCTGTCCTGGCCGAGCGGCTGCAGGAGGTCTGGCGGCGTGCCGCCGGATCCGCGCCCGCCCTGCGCGCGCGCTTCCTGGCCGCCGCCGGCAAGATGGGCGCCATCGTGCACGAGGCCGGCTCCCGGGAGGCCGCCCTGCACCTCATTTCGGAGCTGGCAGAGAGCCGGGGGGCGCGCCGCCTCGTCGCCGCCGACGCGGCGCTAGCCGAGGGGCTGGCCCGAGCGGCCCCGGCCCTGCCCGCCTCCGATGCCGCGCGGGAACCCGGCAGCCTGCTCACCGCGGACTGGGGCGTCTCCTGGAGCGTCTGCGGGGTCGCCGAGACCGGCTCCATCATCGTGCACCTCGATCCCCCCGATGCCCGTCTGACCACCATGCTCCCCGCGGTCCACGCCGCCCTGCTGCCGGACACGGCCATCGTGGAGACCCTCCAGGACGGCCTGCTCGTCACCCAGGAGCGGATCCTCCGGCTGCAGCAGGAGGGCCGGCCCTCGTACCTCTCCTGGGTGACCGGGCCGAGCCGCACGGCCGACATCGAGCGCGTCCTGACGATCGGGGTCCACGGGCCGCGCGAGCTCCACATCCTCCTGGTGGCGGGGGAGGGCGGACCGTGA